Proteins from a genomic interval of Chitinophagales bacterium:
- the mfd gene encoding transcription-repair coupling factor, whose translation MNLEKLLQYYMRDKRTEQILSSIQILANARLHLKGLVGSMDSIVAAAIYKQAPQNHVFILQDKEEAAYFQNDLKNLLDKKDILFFPDSFKKPGKFEEINKNNVLLRTETLGRLLASETTGELLVTYPQALFEKLVSHKALDAKIIHLKVGEVMAVNFIIELLVDCGFVHTDFVYEPGQFSVRGDIADIFSFGNDLPYRVELFGEEIESIRVFDPLSQLSTKKVNHVTIVPNIQTQFDGDDKTSFFKLLPDNTTIWVKDMEGVLGINQKCYDKALEIATELKERGVTGSEESMIFGSAEVSSFVHSKQLLHDLLDFSIIEFGRQAYLGRKGNEVETFEYKAYPQPAFRKNFNLLIKDLQNNDAEGIVSIIFSEQSRQIQRFESIFEDIGEDVKVHYITQSIYNGFLDLDLKIACYTDHQIFERFYKYQIKEGYSKKKAMSVKLLQELKPHDYVTHIDHGVGEYTGLKKIEVNGQMQEVMRILYKDKDILYVNINSLHKVAKYVGRDGTKPKINKLGSDAWAAVKRKAKTKIKDIAADLIKLYAKRKASPGFSFSPDTYMQTELEASFIYEDTPDQLTATQDVKADMEKGHPMDRLVCGDVGFGKTEIAVRAAAKAVADSKQVAILVPTTILALQHYHTFKERLRDFPTNVDFLNRFKTSKQKKDTLEKLANGQIDIIIGTHALLGKTVKFKDLGLLIIDEEQKFGVAAKEKLRSLKVNVDTLILTATPIPRTLQFSLMNARDLSVIRTPPPNRQPVETEVIRFENEKIREAINYEVYRGGQVFFIHNRVKDLKDVAVMIKNLCPDANVGMAHGQMDNKMLEDRLMDFIDGKFDVLVSTNIVEAGLDISNANTIIINNAHWFGLSDLHQLRGRVGRSNRKAFCYLISPPIYALPNDSRKRLQAIEEFADLGSGIKIAMRDLDIRGSGNLLGGEQSGFIADIGFNTYQKILQEAIQELKETDFKEIFQDEIIEKKEFVQDCQIDTDLEILIPDDYVNSVDERLQLYTELDNIETEEKLKQFEKNLLDRFGKLPNPVKELLQAVQLRWVAKRLGFERIIFKNRKLRGYFVANQSSPYYQSPTFSGILKYAQNQGKRAYFKQSNQYFLLVFDHIHTVKQAYSRLLEVEEFAGGVTVA comes from the coding sequence ATGAATTTAGAAAAACTATTGCAGTATTACATGCGTGACAAACGCACCGAACAGATTCTTTCCTCCATACAGATATTGGCCAATGCAAGGTTACATTTGAAGGGACTGGTAGGTTCGATGGACAGCATTGTAGCGGCAGCAATCTACAAGCAAGCTCCTCAAAACCATGTTTTTATACTGCAAGACAAGGAAGAAGCGGCGTACTTTCAAAACGACCTCAAAAACCTTCTCGACAAAAAAGACATCCTATTTTTTCCCGACTCCTTCAAAAAACCCGGCAAATTTGAGGAAATCAACAAGAACAATGTGCTGCTCCGCACCGAAACTTTGGGGCGGCTTTTGGCAAGTGAAACCACAGGCGAATTGTTGGTGACATATCCCCAAGCATTGTTTGAAAAATTGGTGAGCCACAAAGCTTTGGATGCAAAAATCATTCACCTCAAGGTAGGTGAAGTAATGGCAGTGAATTTCATTATTGAGTTGTTAGTAGATTGTGGTTTTGTGCATACCGATTTTGTGTATGAGCCGGGGCAGTTTTCAGTGCGGGGCGACATCGCAGATATTTTCTCCTTTGGCAACGACCTCCCCTACCGTGTGGAATTGTTTGGTGAAGAAATAGAATCCATTCGTGTTTTCGACCCACTTTCACAGTTGTCCACCAAAAAGGTAAACCATGTCACCATCGTTCCCAACATTCAAACGCAGTTTGATGGCGACGACAAAACTTCTTTCTTCAAGCTCCTACCCGACAATACCACGATCTGGGTAAAAGACATGGAGGGGGTACTGGGAATCAACCAAAAATGCTATGACAAAGCCCTTGAAATTGCTACTGAATTGAAGGAAAGAGGGGTAACAGGCAGCGAAGAAAGCATGATTTTTGGGAGTGCGGAGGTAAGCAGTTTTGTGCACTCCAAACAATTGCTGCATGATTTGCTCGATTTCTCGATTATAGAATTTGGGCGACAAGCATATTTGGGCAGAAAAGGAAATGAGGTAGAAACTTTTGAATACAAAGCCTACCCCCAGCCTGCTTTCCGCAAAAATTTTAACCTGCTCATAAAAGACCTTCAAAACAATGATGCAGAAGGCATTGTAAGCATCATTTTTTCCGAACAGTCCCGTCAAATTCAACGGTTTGAAAGTATTTTTGAGGACATTGGGGAGGATGTGAAAGTTCACTACATCACCCAAAGTATTTACAACGGTTTCTTAGACCTCGACCTAAAAATTGCGTGTTATACCGACCACCAAATTTTTGAACGCTTCTACAAATACCAAATCAAAGAGGGTTATTCTAAGAAGAAAGCAATGAGTGTGAAGCTCTTGCAGGAATTGAAGCCGCACGACTATGTGACACATATTGACCACGGAGTGGGCGAATATACGGGCTTGAAAAAAATTGAAGTGAATGGTCAGATGCAGGAGGTGATGCGAATTTTGTACAAAGACAAAGATATTTTGTATGTGAATATCAACTCTTTGCACAAAGTAGCGAAATATGTGGGTCGGGATGGAACGAAGCCCAAAATCAACAAATTGGGTTCGGATGCTTGGGCAGCGGTGAAGCGCAAGGCAAAGACCAAAATCAAAGATATTGCAGCCGATTTGATTAAATTGTATGCCAAACGAAAGGCGAGTCCAGGTTTTTCGTTTTCACCCGATACCTATATGCAAACAGAGTTGGAGGCCTCTTTTATTTATGAAGATACGCCCGACCAATTGACCGCTACGCAGGATGTGAAGGCGGATATGGAAAAAGGCCATCCAATGGATCGTTTGGTTTGCGGAGACGTGGGTTTTGGTAAAACTGAAATTGCAGTGCGGGCAGCAGCTAAAGCGGTGGCAGACAGCAAACAAGTGGCGATTTTGGTACCAACCACAATTTTGGCCTTGCAGCACTACCATACCTTCAAAGAACGGCTTAGAGATTTTCCTACCAATGTGGACTTTCTCAATCGCTTCAAAACTTCTAAACAAAAAAAAGATACCTTAGAGAAACTCGCCAATGGACAAATTGACATTATCATTGGCACACACGCTTTGCTCGGCAAAACTGTCAAATTCAAAGATTTGGGCTTGTTGATTATTGATGAAGAACAAAAATTTGGCGTGGCTGCAAAGGAGAAATTGAGAAGCCTGAAGGTCAATGTGGACACGTTGATATTGACTGCAACGCCTATCCCAAGAACACTGCAATTTTCGCTGATGAACGCAAGGGATTTGTCGGTCATCCGCACTCCCCCCCCCAACCGTCAACCTGTGGAAACGGAGGTGATACGCTTTGAAAATGAAAAAATTCGAGAAGCTATCAACTATGAAGTCTATCGTGGAGGGCAGGTATTTTTTATCCACAATCGGGTGAAAGATTTGAAAGATGTGGCGGTGATGATCAAAAACCTTTGTCCTGATGCGAATGTAGGTATGGCACATGGTCAGATGGATAATAAGATGCTGGAAGATAGACTAATGGATTTCATTGACGGAAAGTTTGATGTCTTGGTGTCGACCAATATTGTAGAGGCAGGGTTAGATATTTCTAATGCCAATACCATCATTATCAACAATGCTCACTGGTTCGGATTGAGTGATTTACATCAATTGCGGGGGCGTGTTGGGCGTTCCAATCGAAAGGCTTTTTGCTACCTCATTTCACCACCGATTTACGCCCTTCCCAACGATTCTCGCAAACGCTTGCAAGCCATTGAAGAATTTGCGGATTTGGGTAGTGGTATCAAAATAGCGATGCGGGATTTGGATATTCGTGGTTCAGGTAATTTGTTGGGGGGTGAACAAAGTGGTTTTATTGCAGATATTGGCTTCAATACCTACCAAAAAATCTTGCAGGAAGCCATTCAAGAATTGAAGGAAACAGACTTTAAAGAGATTTTTCAAGACGAAATTATCGAAAAAAAGGAGTTTGTTCAAGATTGTCAGATTGATACGGATTTAGAGATTTTGATTCCCGATGATTATGTAAACAGCGTGGACGAGCGTTTGCAGCTTTACACCGAATTGGACAACATCGAAACGGAGGAAAAATTGAAGCAATTTGAGAAAAATCTGCTGGATAGATTTGGTAAATTGCCCAACCCCGTCAAAGAATTGCTGCAAGCGGTTCAGCTTCGATGGGTGGCAAAACGCCTTGGTTTTGAACGTATTATTTTCAAAAATCGCAAGTTGCGAGGTTATTTTGTTGCCAATCAATCTTCTCCTTACTACCAGTCTCCTACTTTTTCGGGCATTCTCAAATATGCTCAAAATCAAGGAAAACGGGCGTACTTCAAACAGAGTAATCAATATTTTCTGCTCGTTTTTGACCACATTCATACGGTGAAACAAGCATACAGCCGATTGTTGGAGGTTGAGGAATTTGCAGGTGGAGTGACGGTGGCTTAG
- a CDS encoding TonB-dependent receptor encodes MKKVLLFLLLCSLAAPTFGQQNPQKTTLSGHITDAASGEELIGVNIYVKELGTGGVTNVYGFYSLTIPRGTYEIVFSYIGYESIIQTIDLEGAVVKNIELSMKGEELEEFTVTSERKDKNIESTEMSSVNMKIESIKKLPALFGEVDIIKALQLLPGVQSAGEGTSGLYVRGGNVDQNLILLDEAPVYNASHLMGFFSVFNPDAIKDMQLYKGGIPAQYGGRLSSVLDIRMKEGNSKKFTASGGVGTISSRLTLEAPIAKGRGSFLVSGRRTYADLFLGLSSDPELKENKLYFYDLNLKGNYRISEKDRIFLSGYFGRDVFKFSDEFKMQWGNGTGTLRWNHTFNNRLFMNTSLIYSNFDYLLGDPAGVDAFEWTSDITNQTGKVDFNYFLNPDNTLKFGVHSTYYQFSPGHARSVTPTDGGIFNDIKLPEIYAWEHAAYISNDHKITPRLKATYGLRFSAFQNVGKATVYTYDKSNPDNYTVMDSTHYNKGEIYKTHTGIEPRLSLKYSLNDESSVKLSYNRTVQYVHLASNSTSASPLDIWFPSSTNVDPQRADQIAVGYFRNFKNNMFETSIEAYYKNMDNQIDFKDHAQLLLNEYLEGELRIGEGYAYGLEFMVRKQEGKLQGMLSYTLSRTERKIPEINNGKTYPNRYDRTHDVSLFATYDLNDKWTFGSNWTYSTGAAVTMPTGRFEYGNMVTPVYSDRNAARLPAYHRLDLSATLRPKSKKNPNRKLTNEWVFSVYNTYFRKNAFSINFVQDTENPTVTKAEKLYLFGIIPSVTRNFKF; translated from the coding sequence ATGAAAAAAGTACTTTTATTTTTGCTCCTATGCTCACTCGCTGCGCCAACTTTTGGGCAGCAAAATCCTCAAAAAACCACCCTAAGTGGACACATTACCGATGCCGCCTCAGGCGAAGAACTCATTGGCGTGAACATCTATGTCAAGGAATTGGGAACAGGTGGCGTTACCAACGTTTATGGCTTCTACTCACTGACCATACCGAGAGGCACTTACGAAATTGTGTTCTCCTATATCGGTTACGAAAGCATCATTCAAACTATTGATTTAGAAGGAGCAGTCGTCAAAAACATAGAACTTTCTATGAAAGGAGAAGAGTTGGAAGAATTTACCGTCACCTCCGAAAGGAAAGACAAAAACATAGAATCCACCGAAATGAGTTCGGTCAATATGAAAATCGAATCCATCAAAAAACTGCCTGCACTGTTTGGTGAAGTTGACATTATCAAAGCCCTTCAATTGTTGCCAGGCGTACAATCAGCGGGGGAAGGCACATCAGGTTTGTACGTCAGAGGCGGCAATGTCGACCAAAACCTCATTTTATTGGACGAAGCCCCCGTTTACAACGCCTCTCACCTCATGGGTTTCTTTTCGGTCTTCAATCCCGATGCTATCAAAGACATGCAGCTCTACAAAGGCGGCATCCCTGCCCAATACGGAGGGCGTTTGTCATCAGTTTTAGACATTCGGATGAAAGAAGGCAACTCCAAAAAGTTCACCGCATCTGGTGGAGTCGGAACGATTTCGAGTCGATTGACGCTCGAAGCTCCGATTGCAAAGGGGCGAGGGTCATTTTTAGTTTCAGGTCGTCGAACGTATGCCGACTTATTTTTGGGACTGTCCAGTGACCCTGAATTGAAGGAAAACAAACTCTACTTTTACGACCTCAACCTCAAAGGAAACTACCGCATCAGCGAAAAAGACCGCATCTTCTTGTCTGGATATTTTGGGCGAGATGTCTTCAAATTCAGTGACGAATTCAAAATGCAATGGGGAAATGGTACAGGCACACTTCGATGGAACCACACCTTCAATAACCGATTATTTATGAATACTTCACTGATTTACAGTAATTTTGATTATCTCCTGGGCGATCCTGCTGGCGTTGATGCCTTTGAATGGACATCTGACATCACCAACCAAACAGGCAAGGTGGACTTCAATTATTTCCTCAATCCAGACAATACCTTGAAGTTTGGCGTACATTCTACCTACTACCAATTTTCGCCAGGTCATGCCCGCAGCGTCACTCCAACAGATGGAGGTATTTTCAACGACATCAAGCTGCCTGAAATCTATGCTTGGGAACACGCCGCTTATATCAGCAATGACCACAAAATCACTCCCCGATTGAAGGCAACCTATGGACTGCGATTTTCGGCATTTCAGAATGTGGGAAAAGCCACCGTTTATACCTACGACAAAAGCAATCCCGACAATTACACCGTCATGGATTCAACGCATTACAACAAAGGAGAAATCTATAAAACCCACACGGGAATCGAACCTCGATTATCGCTCAAATACAGCCTAAACGATGAAAGTTCGGTCAAATTGAGCTACAACCGTACTGTTCAATACGTTCATTTGGCCTCCAATTCCACTTCAGCATCCCCCTTAGACATTTGGTTTCCAAGTAGTACCAATGTCGACCCACAACGTGCCGACCAAATTGCAGTAGGCTACTTCCGCAACTTCAAAAACAACATGTTTGAAACCTCTATTGAAGCCTACTACAAAAACATGGACAACCAAATTGACTTCAAAGACCACGCACAGTTGTTGCTGAATGAATATTTGGAAGGAGAACTGAGGATTGGAGAAGGGTATGCCTATGGTTTGGAGTTCATGGTCAGAAAACAGGAGGGCAAATTGCAGGGAATGTTGAGCTATACTTTGTCGAGAACAGAGCGCAAAATTCCAGAAATCAACAACGGAAAAACCTATCCCAACCGCTACGACCGAACCCACGATGTTTCGTTGTTTGCCACTTACGATTTGAACGACAAATGGACGTTTGGAAGCAATTGGACCTATTCGACAGGCGCTGCAGTGACCATGCCAACGGGTCGTTTTGAATATGGCAACATGGTTACACCCGTCTATTCTGACCGCAACGCTGCAAGATTGCCCGCTTACCATCGCTTGGATTTGTCTGCTACACTTCGCCCCAAATCGAAGAAAAATCCCAATCGAAAGCTCACCAATGAATGGGTCTTTTCGGTTTACAACACCTACTTCCGCAAAAATGCTTTCTCTATCAATTTTGTCCAAGATACCGAAAATCCTACGGTCACAAAGGCAGAGAAATTGTATCTGTTTGGAATCATTCCATCGGTGACGAGAAACTTCAAATTTTGA